A region from the Leptolyngbya iicbica LK genome encodes:
- a CDS encoding DUF2808 domain-containing protein, with amino-acid sequence MSSKRWLRQSLLGLLAASGLAIAGGNAIAQTTEGFTIFGGVDAQYRLGYFIDNNERRSDDARYYLRVSGRKVSNEILELFISYPQEFEDEGGHFDRARIELREGTGRGGATIDVDEVIIDTENNVFEIYPSEPLQPNSSFVVVLHDVRNPNRYGNRFFFLDALYQGAPLQEFIGVWPMEVAAE; translated from the coding sequence ATGTCATCTAAGCGCTGGCTACGTCAAAGTTTGTTGGGGCTGTTGGCCGCTTCTGGCTTAGCGATCGCAGGCGGTAACGCGATCGCTCAGACTACAGAAGGCTTCACAATTTTTGGCGGAGTCGATGCTCAGTATCGACTCGGCTACTTTATCGACAACAATGAGCGCCGTAGTGACGATGCTCGCTACTATCTCCGAGTCTCCGGACGTAAAGTTTCCAACGAGATATTGGAGCTGTTCATTAGCTACCCACAAGAGTTTGAAGACGAAGGCGGTCACTTTGATCGAGCCCGCATTGAGCTCCGCGAAGGCACCGGCCGGGGCGGAGCAACCATCGACGTCGATGAAGTGATCATTGACACAGAAAACAACGTGTTTGAAATCTACCCATCTGAACCGCTTCAGCCCAACAGCAGTTTTGTGGTGGTGCTGCACGATGTCCGGAATCCTAACCGATACGGCAACCGCTTCTTTTTCTTGGATGCCCTTTATCAAGGTGCTCCACTCCAAGAGTTTATTGGTGTCTGGCCGATGGAAGTCGCCGCCGAATAG